In a single window of the Nocardiopsis composta genome:
- a CDS encoding glycerol-3-phosphate responsive antiterminator, producing the protein MADTSGRRTRAANIARLREALQRSPVVASVVGAEPVPAFNAAASQVAIVASVELKDLAGVVAELLDGGKFFFLNVDSCRGLAQDKGALEYLGALRVPGVVSTRTSLVERAKALGQVTMQKVFVTDRSNLPRSLTSTAMSKPDLHELMPWPVLPRIDRAARAELSPFIAAGFVQHTADVSLALSLGARAAATSDRALWDAPPAELRAAAARAAQAAHHREQGA; encoded by the coding sequence ATGGCCGACACATCCGGGCGGCGCACCCGCGCCGCCAACATCGCCCGGCTGCGCGAGGCGCTGCAGCGCAGCCCCGTCGTCGCCTCGGTGGTGGGGGCCGAACCGGTGCCCGCGTTCAACGCGGCGGCGTCCCAGGTCGCCATCGTCGCCTCCGTCGAGCTCAAGGACCTCGCCGGCGTCGTCGCCGAGCTGCTCGACGGCGGCAAGTTCTTCTTCCTCAACGTCGACTCCTGCCGGGGGCTCGCCCAGGACAAGGGCGCCCTGGAGTACCTGGGCGCGCTGCGGGTCCCCGGCGTCGTGAGCACTCGCACCTCGCTGGTCGAGCGGGCCAAGGCGCTGGGGCAGGTGACCATGCAGAAGGTGTTCGTCACCGACCGGTCCAACCTGCCGCGCAGCCTCACCTCGACCGCGATGAGCAAACCCGACCTGCACGAACTGATGCCCTGGCCGGTGCTGCCCCGCATCGACCGGGCGGCCCGGGCGGAGCTGTCGCCGTTCATCGCCGCCGGCTTCGTGCAGCACACCGCCGACGTCAGCCTCGCCCTGTCGCTGGGGGCGAGGGCCGCCGCCACCAGCGACCGGGCGCTGTGGGACGCGCCGCCCGCCGAGCTCAGGGCGGCCGCGGCCCGGGCCGCCCAGGCGGCGCACCACCGCGAGCAGGGGGCCTGA
- a CDS encoding putative quinol monooxygenase has translation MNDTSGRHYLVLAEYLPEEGRTAEVLALLGELAEASRAEPGNLGYRFHRDAERPDRILIVEHYTDAAAFQAHRDSEHFRRIGAGRILPLLAERTVTAYEGPV, from the coding sequence ATGAACGACACCTCCGGCCGCCACTACCTGGTCCTGGCCGAGTACCTCCCCGAGGAGGGCCGGACCGCGGAGGTCCTGGCCCTGCTCGGCGAATTGGCCGAGGCATCCCGCGCCGAACCCGGGAACCTGGGCTACCGGTTCCACCGCGACGCGGAGCGGCCCGACCGCATCCTCATCGTCGAGCACTACACCGACGCCGCCGCGTTCCAGGCGCACCGGGACAGCGAGCACTTCCGGCGGATCGGCGCCGGGCGGATCCTCCCGCTGCTGGCCGAACGGACGGTGACCGCCTACGAAGGGCCGGTCTGA